A DNA window from Helianthus annuus cultivar XRQ/B chromosome 15, HanXRQr2.0-SUNRISE, whole genome shotgun sequence contains the following coding sequences:
- the LOC110864084 gene encoding uncharacterized protein LOC110864084, translating to MVSLVSSPSLPTNVRHVRSISLPSRSHPCNLQVEEELAQLKSWEASSSSTANVETACGSIVRLKRLYTSVNDLISLPQTQQALLHRKDDKLVDELLDLSMSLLDLCGSIKDVMEQVSEQTRNIESALRRRKEGLKSDSSSLWKMKDAKRAILALKKMNNKIEGIALLDLDHHLSSLIRSLRDTCALSISIFGSLISSMSIFGSKPKSTNWTIVSNLIRKPKKASVDQPHISNEALESHTEVIEESLECMSRTLIKERVSLLNIRSQ from the coding sequence ATGGTTTCATTAGTGTCTTCTCCTTCATTACCCACCAATGTCCGCCATGTTCGATCCATCAGTTTGCCAAGCAGATCACATCCTTGCAATCTTCAAGTTGAAGAGGAACTAGCTCAACTCAAATCATGGGAGGCATCTTCCTCTTCAACAGCGAATGTAGAAACAGCCTGTGGTTCTATAGTGCGGCTGAAAAGACTGTACACATCTGTTAACGATCTTATCAGCTTGCCTCAGACCCAACAAGCCCTTTTGCACAGAAAGGATGATAAATTGGTTGATGAGTTACTGGATCTATCAATGAGTCTTTTAGATCTTTGTGGCTCCATAAAAGATGTCATGGAACAAGTAAGTGAGCAAACAAGAAATATCGAATCAGCTCTTAGAAGAAGAAAGGAGGGTCTGAAAAGTGACTCTTCCTCACTCTGGAAAATGAAGGATGCCAAAAGAGCAATTTTAGCACTAAAGAAAATGAATAATAAAATTGAGGGCATTGCTCTCTTGGATCTTGATCACCACCTCTCATCTCTGATTAGATCACTGAGAGATACATGTGCATTGAGTATTTCCATATTTGGATCACTCATCTCATCTATGTCCATATTTGGGTCAAAACCAAAGTCTACCAACTGGACAATAGTTTCAAATTTGATTCGTAAACCAAAAAAGGCGAGTGTAGATCAACCTCATATTTCAAATGAGGCTCTAGAATCCCACACTGAAGTCATTGAGGAGAGTTTAGAGTGCATGTCGAGGACCTTGATCAAAGAAAGGGTTTCTCTTCTTAATATTCGCTCTCAATAG